The genomic segment AGAATATACAAAAATAACATATACTACGGAAAAAGACGGGTTATCTGACATTACTGAAACTTGGGTGAATCCAAAGACTTTTGATTTTAGACAGGATATAAAAAGATCAGGTGCTGTAAGTGAAAGTGAAGTACAGAAGAATGATGACGCGAAAAAAGATGCAGAAAAAAAGAAGGCAGCAGTAGCTGATAGCCCAAAGTACACAAGTACTTATATTGAAAATAGTGGAAAACACGTAGCAAATATAATAAGAGATGATAATGGAAATTCAGTAAAAGGTAATGAATATGATGTAACTCAAAAAGAGGCGGATTCTGAGGTACAAATTATACAAAAGAATCAAACATTTGCTGCTATGAAGTCATTATATGCTAATCCAGCAGATTGGAAAGATGAAGGTACAGAGACTACTTCAGACGGGAAAGTATTAAAGAAAATTTCATCTGGGGACAAAAATGGAGAGGAAATGCATCTTCTTTATCTTAATGAAGATGGCCTTCCAGTTAAATCAGAATTATATATGAATGGACAACTTGCTGGAGTGGGTACTATGGAATATAAGCTTATTCAAGATGATGGAAAGATTTTTGATACAAGTGGAGTACAATTACAGCCGCTTAATATAGAGCAAAGTAAATAAGAAAATCTATATAAAGACTATCAAATATTATTAATTAATAAAAATAAATTTATAATGAAAACATAATATGTGCCGGATTCCAAATGTTATGTATCTCCTTTACCATGACCATGAAACCTACGACCATTTGCATGTGGCTTAAATAGCTGCTTACAAGTGGTCGTGTTTTTTTATTGTAGCTCTATTTATAATGAATTTTAATTAGATAATAATATTTGTTTTAATTTTATAGTATTACTGATTTATAAAAGTAACCTCTAATGGATCTTTATCAACTAATCTTGGATAAGTATATTTAGGATATCCCACCATAATAGCACCAGTGATTTTCTTATTTTCAGGGATGTTAAATAATTTAAGTAATGGAGAATTATCTTTCATAGCAATTCTTTCAAACATCCCCGCCCAACATGATCCTAAGCCTAGTGTTGGCGCATATAGCTCCAAATATGTTAATGAAAGAATTGAATTTTCTCTTCCTCGTGGAAAGTTTGAATTAGCAGTTGCTAGGACAAGGCTAGATGCTCCACGCAAAATTGTATCAATTCCTTTTTCACGGTATGGCTTTGTAAATTCACTCGATACATTATCCTTTTCAAATTCTTCAATGACAATTTTAACAGCTTTATCAAGTATTTTTCTATCATCAATGATAGTATAAGATATTCCTTGAAGATTATGTCCACTAGGAGCAAAATGTGCAATATTCACAAGATCTATTAATTTTTCTCTTTGGACAGGAGTTTCTTTATATGAACGGATTGAACGCCTTGAACGAAGAAAGTTTTCTGCTTCCTCAGGACTTAGTTTTGGAAATTTTTTCGAGCTGGTTTGATTGGCTAATGGTGTTTTTATATTATCAATTGCTTTCATTGGGCATATAGCTACACAATGACCACAGGAAATACACTCATCACCGCAAATTTCTTTAGGTCCATTTTCACTAAGTTCTAATACACGTTCTGGGCACTCATTTACGCACAAACCACATTTAATACATTTATCTTGATTTACAGTTATCAAATTCATTTTTATCTTCTCCTTTACTTTAAACATATTCAGCTAAATAATAAGGTTTATTTAATAGGTATCATTGTATTAAAGATATATATAGATTTCCAATTTAAGAATTCAATTTATTAGATGAACATATTTATAAAGCTTCTAAAATTTTAAGTTTATATCTTCACTAGAAATCATAAATATAATGAAAGTAAATTCTTTTTAATCCATTATACAATTAAAGAATTCTTTTAAATAGATGATAAATTATCATAGGATAAATAGTCATGGCAGTATTACTACTAAATAATTTTTTTAGGAATATCAGCTTGTTATTTTTGTATTATATTTTGAAGCATTTCACAAATTACTGATGAGTTGGTTGATTTTTAGAGGTAAATGCACTTGAGGATTTAGTGTTATTTTCTCTATTTAAAAGATTATTAGTGATTAAATAATAAACACACGCTAGTAAAAGTACACTGCAACTTGCAATTGTAATTCCAATAACACCAAATGAATGATATACAGAGGTACTTATCCATGAACCAAGGGACCCACCTAAGTAATATCCAACCATGTAAAGGGAATTTAATCTACTGTGATTTTGGAGACTAAGTTTATAAATACGTCCTTGGTTTAAAGACATATTCATTCTTGAACCAACATCTAAAGTAAAGGTCACAAGAATTATAATTATAAGTTTAGACCAGCCTATACCTAAGATTAAAAAAGAGATAAACATTATAGCTAAAGCAAAAAGGTTCCATAAGCTTACTTTTTTGCTATTTGTAAGTTTTCCAGAAAATCCAGCGGCTAACGCACCTGCTATACCTAAAAAGCCGAAGAGTCCAACTATTGCACTTCCATAATTATAAGGAGAACTTTCTAAAATAAAGGACAATGAGACCCAGAAAATATTAAAGGCACAAAAGGCAGCAGCACCAAAAACTATTGTTTCTCTTAATACTTTTTCTTTTTTTAATAATGGAGGTAAAGATAGTATGATATTTTTATATGAACTTTCCTTTTCTACATTATCCTTTGGGAGAGAATAAAATAAGTATACTGCAAAAATTAATAGAACTATTGCTGCAAATTCATGTACTCCTCTCCAGCCAATTAATTGGCCTAGAACTCCACCTAGAACTCTACCGAGTAAAACTCCAAGAAATACTCCGGTTAATAAGTGACCAACTATTATACCTCGTTTTTCTGACGAAATATTTGACGAAACAAATGGGATTATAAGCTGTGCCGAAACACTTGAAATCCCCATAAAAAAGCCTACAATTACTATTAAATTAAAGGTAGAGACTAAAGTCATTAAATATAATAATATAGCTGAACAAATAATACTTAAAATGACTAATAGTTTTCTACTATACCTGTCTCCTAGTGGAACAATGAACAACAATCCCATTGTATAGCCCATCTGTATAGCTGTTACAAGCTTACCAGATGATGAAGCAGGCATAAAAAAATCATTGGAAATATTGGTCAATAAAACTTGATCGTAGTACAAATTAGCTACTATAATTGCACAAATAATTGATAAAATTAATAATAATTTGTTTGAAAAATTTTTGTTTTCTAAAGCTTTATTCATTTTCACATCTTCCTCTCTATAGCTTATGAAGATAGTGTATAATGAAAGTATTATTTTAAATAGAACCTAAGTTATCATATGATTAATAATACTATGTTTAGCAGACCTTAATCATAATTCTAAAAATATTGCAAGAATTTTAGCCGCAATTGTGAAATGTGCATTGTGAATTACAACATATATAATAATAAAGTTTATATGAATAGAGATGGGGCGGTAATAATGATATCTAAAAACAAAGAACTTGGATTATTTTTAAAAAAGAAAAGATCCACATTAAGACCAGAACAATTTGGACTCAAATTTGATAAAAAAAGAAGGGTGAAAGGATTAAAGAGAGAGGAAGTCGCTGATTTAGCTGGAGTAAGTATTGACTGGTATGTGCGTATTGAACAAGGACAAGATGTTAATCCATCAATAGATGTGTTACTTTCCTTGAGTAGAGTTTTGCAATTAAATAATGAAGAAAAAATATATTTATTTAATTTATCAGATAAGAAATTACCTGTAGAAGACTTTGCAGCTGTTACTATTTCTAATACATTACAAAAATTCTTAGACAATCAAAATCCAAGTATAGCTTATGTTACTGATAGTAAATTAACAATGATTGGATGGAATATGGCGGCACTAAAAGTTTATGGTAATTATGAAGAAATGAATGAAAAAGAAAGAAACTCGGTTTGGAGAGCTTTTAATGATGATTATCTAAAAGAACTGTTAGATAATTGGGAAGGGCATTCTAAATTGCGTGTTGAACAATTGAGAGCAAATTACGGCTATTATGAGAATGATAATACAATAAATGCAATTATAAATGAATTAAATGAAAAAGATCCTCTATTTAATAAATGGTGGAATAATCAAGGTATTATGGGAACACCAGAAGGTCAAAAACTTTTGCATCATCCTTTAGTAGGGGATTTATACTTAAGTTATATTTCATTTAGGTCCACAGAAATAGAGGGAGCAAGTATCACCATTCAAATGCCTATAGATGATGACACGAAAAATAAATTAAAACAGCTTATCTTAGAATAAATAATATTTATCATTAAGCTTATTGCTCTTAATGGAATCATAATTATGCCATATTTTTAGCACAAGAATTCAGAATAATGTATCACGTTATTTCTTTCCAGTAATAGTCATAAAAGCTCTGTAAATTATAAATTGATTTATAAAGTTAACTTGTAACAAAAACGGAAGTGAGTTATAATTGTTGATAATATCAATTAATTTGGAGGCGAATATGAGAAACGAAGAGATAATTAGAAAAGAGGTAAGATTAATTGTGAGAGAATTAGGGCTGCTTAATCACAATTGCTTAAATTCTGAATTGACACTAGCTCAAGCTCATATATTAAATTACATAAAACAAAATGGAAAAACTCCTTTTAATGAATTGCTAATAAATTTGGGTATTGATAAGGCTTCATTAAGCAGGATACTTAATAATCTGGAGGCTAAAAATTATTTGGAGCTGAAGAAATCTGAAGCTGATAAAAGAATGAAAGATATTTGTATTCTTCCATTAGGTATTGAGGCTATAAATAGTGGAGACCATGAAGCAAATAAATTTATTAATGATATTTTAAATTTAGGTGATAGTGAGGATACAGAAAATATTGTAGGAGCATTTAGATTATTTCGCGTTCTTGCATTAAAAAACAATCTCAAGAAGAATGATTCTAGAATATTAATAGAAAGAATTTCTGAAAATTATATAAAAGAAGCAATTAAATTAGCAACAGAAGTATTTACTAATGAGCAAAGTATTCCAGCAGAATTGGTTCCAGTGAGTGAAAATTTAAAACCAATTTGGTGGTGCGCAAGAGTGGGAGAAGATATTATTGGCGTAGTATCAGCATGGAAAGAAAAAGACAAATGGCATTGGGGAAGATTTGCCGTTGATAAAAGATTGAGAGGCATAGGAATAGGTCAAAAGCTTGCTATAGCTTCATTAAAAGAAATTTTTAATTCTTATACTGACGAAATTTACATTGAAGCAAGAGATGCAACTCTAAATATGTTAATGAAATTTGAATGCAAAGTAATTGGAGAGGCAGAAGATTTTTATGGTGAACCTGTAACTCCAATAATATTAAGTAAAAATAATTTTATTAAGAGATGTAATTAAAGAAAAGCATCAATTTAATTTAGTAGCAAAAGATTATTTTAAAGGCAATATTACTAACTAAATCATAAAAATTATCCTTTTTATATGAAACTAGTTTGAACATAATTTATGAGGCAAACTTAGTTAGCGATTAACTCAGCAGTGAAACTCATGAAAATCTAACATTTTGATTTTCGTGAGTTATTTTAGTTTTTTTAAAGTTATAGAAAAAAATTTATAAATATTATGTTATTTTATGAATTGGGACATATATCTTAATTGAAAAGAATAGAAAAATAAAAATTTTTAGGAGGAGCAATTAAGATGAAAGAGAGAAGATATGTAAGATTCAGAGTTGATATGTATGAGGATACAAAATTTAAAATAATAGATAGAATGCCAGAAAGAGATGTTATTTATTATATTTGGACTAGAATTGTAATTTTAGCTGGGAGAGTTAATCTAGATGGCAACTTATATATGTCAAAGAACATTCCATATACATTAAAGACTTTAGCTATAGAATTTAATAGAGATGAAAATCAAGTAAAATTGGCATTAGATACATTTATAGATTTAGAAATGGTCGAAGTTGTTGAAGAAAATATTTATAAAGTAAAGAATTTTGCAAAGCATCAAAATATCAAAACAAAGGTAAAAGATATCACTGAGGATAAAGAAAAAATGAGTAAAAAGGATAGTAAGTTAAAAAGCGAAGAGACTAAAAGTGTTGAAAATATCTATGATGAAAAACATGATGGTGAAGAAGAGATTGGCAATGAAATTATTGAAAAGCAACAGCGGAAAGATAACAATGCGGGTGATATAGAGAATACCGGTGAGACTAAGAATAACATAGAAATTAAAAATGCAGGAATCAGCGATAATAAGAACATAATAAGCACGGGAAAAATTAATAGCGGACTGAAAGACCATATCCCTGTACCTTTAATAATGAATAAAAATAAGAAGTCAAAGAAAGATGTAAGGAAAAATACTGATATTCAGGTTACCGACGAGGAGGATGATGAATTCGGTTTTTATGAAGGGGATAGGAAGCCTTTAGGTAAAGGCGAAAGTGTATTTAGTGAGTTTTCTTTTTAGCTTAAAAAGAAAAATACGACTTAATATTTGATTTACGTGCAAGGGTTGGAGTCATAACTATTCCCCACGAAATTTTGATTTTTCATGAGGAATTCAGCTAATATTTTAAGTTCTTTTATATGGTGTATTTAGCTCGGTCATTTCAATGAATTTTGAAAGTGAGTTAGTCATTAAAGAATCTTTCCGCCTTATAAAAAATGTTTTTGTAGTGTTATATTTATCGG from the Clostridium beijerinckii genome contains:
- a CDS encoding helix-turn-helix domain-containing protein translates to MISKNKELGLFLKKKRSTLRPEQFGLKFDKKRRVKGLKREEVADLAGVSIDWYVRIEQGQDVNPSIDVLLSLSRVLQLNNEEKIYLFNLSDKKLPVEDFAAVTISNTLQKFLDNQNPSIAYVTDSKLTMIGWNMAALKVYGNYEEMNEKERNSVWRAFNDDYLKELLDNWEGHSKLRVEQLRANYGYYENDNTINAIINELNEKDPLFNKWWNNQGIMGTPEGQKLLHHPLVGDLYLSYISFRSTEIEGASITIQMPIDDDTKNKLKQLILE
- a CDS encoding nitroreductase family protein; translated protein: MNLITVNQDKCIKCGLCVNECPERVLELSENGPKEICGDECISCGHCVAICPMKAIDNIKTPLANQTSSKKFPKLSPEEAENFLRSRRSIRSYKETPVQREKLIDLVNIAHFAPSGHNLQGISYTIIDDRKILDKAVKIVIEEFEKDNVSSEFTKPYREKGIDTILRGASSLVLATANSNFPRGRENSILSLTYLELYAPTLGLGSCWAGMFERIAMKDNSPLLKLFNIPENKKITGAIMVGYPKYTYPRLVDKDPLEVTFINQ
- a CDS encoding bifunctional helix-turn-helix transcriptional regulator/GNAT family N-acetyltransferase: MRNEEIIRKEVRLIVRELGLLNHNCLNSELTLAQAHILNYIKQNGKTPFNELLINLGIDKASLSRILNNLEAKNYLELKKSEADKRMKDICILPLGIEAINSGDHEANKFINDILNLGDSEDTENIVGAFRLFRVLALKNNLKKNDSRILIERISENYIKEAIKLATEVFTNEQSIPAELVPVSENLKPIWWCARVGEDIIGVVSAWKEKDKWHWGRFAVDKRLRGIGIGQKLAIASLKEIFNSYTDEIYIEARDATLNMLMKFECKVIGEAEDFYGEPVTPIILSKNNFIKRCN
- a CDS encoding phage replisome organizer N-terminal domain-containing protein, with the protein product MKERRYVRFRVDMYEDTKFKIIDRMPERDVIYYIWTRIVILAGRVNLDGNLYMSKNIPYTLKTLAIEFNRDENQVKLALDTFIDLEMVEVVEENIYKVKNFAKHQNIKTKVKDITEDKEKMSKKDSKLKSEETKSVENIYDEKHDGEEEIGNEIIEKQQRKDNNAGDIENTGETKNNIEIKNAGISDNKNIISTGKINSGLKDHIPVPLIMNKNKKSKKDVRKNTDIQVTDEEDDEFGFYEGDRKPLGKGESVFSEFSF
- a CDS encoding MFS transporter is translated as MNKALENKNFSNKLLLILSIICAIIVANLYYDQVLLTNISNDFFMPASSSGKLVTAIQMGYTMGLLFIVPLGDRYSRKLLVILSIICSAILLYLMTLVSTFNLIVIVGFFMGISSVSAQLIIPFVSSNISSEKRGIIVGHLLTGVFLGVLLGRVLGGVLGQLIGWRGVHEFAAIVLLIFAVYLFYSLPKDNVEKESSYKNIILSLPPLLKKEKVLRETIVFGAAAFCAFNIFWVSLSFILESSPYNYGSAIVGLFGFLGIAGALAAGFSGKLTNSKKVSLWNLFALAIMFISFLILGIGWSKLIIIILVTFTLDVGSRMNMSLNQGRIYKLSLQNHSRLNSLYMVGYYLGGSLGSWISTSVYHSFGVIGITIASCSVLLLACVYYLITNNLLNRENNTKSSSAFTSKNQPTHQ